One window of Mus caroli chromosome 11, CAROLI_EIJ_v1.1, whole genome shotgun sequence genomic DNA carries:
- the Dcakd gene encoding dephospho-CoA kinase domain-containing protein: MFLVGLTGGIASGKSSVIQVFQQLGCAVIDVDVIARHVVQPGYPAHRRIVEAFGTEVLLENGDIDRKVLGDLIFNQPDRRQLLNSITHPEIRKEMMKETFKYFLRGYRYVILDIPLLFETKKLLKYMKHTVVVYCDRDTQLARLMKRNNLNREDAEARINAQLPLKDKARMANHVLDNSGEWSLTRRQAILLHAKLERSMEYLPLRLGFLTGLAGIASLLYLLTRYLLPSP, translated from the exons ATGTTCCTGGTGGGGCTGACGGGAGGCATCGCCTCAGGCAAGAGCTCCGTCATCCAGGTATTCCAGCAGCTGGGCTGTGCTGTGATCGATGTGGACGTCATTGCGCGGCACG TTGTCCAGCCAGGGTATCCTGCCCACCGGCGTATAGTAGAGGCCTTTGGCACTGAAGTCTTGCTGGAGAATGGCGACATCGACCGCAAGGTCCTCGGAGACCTGATCTTCAACCAGCCTGACCGTCGGCAGCTGCTCAACTCCATTACCCACCCTGAGATCCGCAAGGAAATGATGAAGGAGACCTTCAAGTACTTTCTCCGAG ggTACCGATACGTGATTCTGGACATCCCCCTCCTGTTTGAGACCAAGAAGCTGCTCAAGTATATGAAGCACACAGTGGTCGTGTACTG TGACCGTGATACACAGCTGGCGCGGCTGATGAAGCGGAACAACCTGAACCGGGAGGATGCAGAGGCGAGGATCAACGCCCAGCTGCCCCTGAAGGACAAGGCCCGCATGGCCAACCACGTTCTGGACAACTCGGGCGAGTGGAGCCTCACCAGACGCCAGGCCATCCTCCTGCACGCCAAGCTGGAACGCTCCATGGAGTATCTGCCACTGCGGCTCGGGTTCCTAACGGGCCTCGCAGGCATCGCCAGCCTCCTCTACCTGCTCACCCGttacctcctcccttccccctag